TGTAGCGTAGAAAGTCAATGAGGCGCAGGGCGTCGTAAGGGCTATCGAAATCGGCTCGGTAGGTGCCGTACAGTCCGGTTCGTAGCGTGGCGTCGAGCCGCCCCGTCAGCGAACGGGTAACGAAGGTAAAAATCCAGCGTGTGCCCAGCCGCCAGTGGGCACCAATGAGGGAAGCCCCTCCCCAGCTTTCCACCTGGTGTTCTCGGCGCCACCAGACGCGTTGCACCTGTTCGGCCGGATCGTCGGCCGACCCAAAACGGAACGGCTGCCAGAGCGTCTGGGCCGGCGTTACGTCGGTACGTAGCAGAAGCAGCCAGACAGTGACGATTGCGCAGCGACGGGGCACCATAGAAAGCCTACAGGTCTACCAGACGCAAAAATACAACATCCTCACAAGGAATCCCTGTTCAACCTGTTCGAAATGGAAACTCGCTCCCCCGCCCGTTCATTACGTTTCTGCCGGGCGGGGAAAGACAGTCCAGACCATTATGCTAATCGAACGGTTACCACTTTTCCCACTGGAAGTCGTCTTATATCCTGGCGAGCAGCTTCCTTTGCACATTTTTGAGCCCCGCTACCGCATGTTAATGGCGCGTTGCCTGGAAGAAAATCGGCAGTTCGGCATTGTGTTGGCCGAAGCTGGAAAGCTGGCGCAGGTGGGATCGCTGGCTCGTATTACCCAGGTGCTGGCGCGCTATGCCGATGGTCGCATGGATATTCTGGTAACCGGCGAAGAACGGTTTCGGATCGTTCAGCTCTACTCGGATCAGCCTTATCTGACAGCCGATGTTGAGCAGATCGTCGAACCCTGGCAGACACCAGAGCGCGCCCTGCGCGAGCGCCTGATCACGCAGCACATGCGTCTGTTAGAGCTGGTGGGGCGCACCGTGCGCCCTTCGATCTATCAGAATGTGCGGTATCTGTCCTACAGAATTGCTCCAAATGCCGGGCTGACGGTGCAACAGCAGCAGGAAGTGCTGGAGCTACTGACAGAAAACGAACGCGTGGCGTATCTTGTGGCGCATCTGGAACGGTTGCTGCCGCAGGTCGAGCAGATGGAGGCCGTGCGGCGGCGCGTGCAGTCTAATGGCCATTTTCCGGAAGATCGTTCATCGAAGCCCTCGAAGTAACGGAGTTACTATCATGCCACGCATTGGATCGTACACGCTCTACACGGTGGAAACAGGACGTTTTCGGCTGGACGGTGGCGCTATGTTCGGAATTGTGCCCAAGCCACTGTGGGAACGCTATGCCCCCGCCGACGAACGTAATCGCATTCTGCTAAACATGCGTTGCCTGCTGCTCGAAGGCAACAATCGCCTGATTCTGATTGACAATGGCATTGGTGATAAACTTGATGAAAAATTTCGCGACATCTACGCCGTTGATCACGACTATGCCGAACTGCATCGTTCGTTGCAGCGCCTGGGCTTTTCAGCAGCAGATATAACCGACGTGATCCTGACGCATTTGCACTTTGACCACTGCGGCGGCAGCACGCGACGCGTAGGAGATCGGCTGGAGGTAACCTTTCCCAACGCTACCTTCTACGTGCAACGACGTCACTGGGAATGGGCCCGCCATCCTAATTTACGCGAACGGGCATCGTTTTTGCCCGAAAATCTAGAGCCGCTGGAGGCTTCCGGACAGCTCCGGCTGTTAGAGGGACCGGGTGAAGTGCTTCCGGGCATAACCGTGGAAGTGGTGAACGGACATACCGAGGCGCAGCAAATTGTGCGCATTGATGGGCCTGAGGGAACGCTCGTCTTTGTCGCCGATCTGATTCCAACGCATGTGCATCTGCGACCCGTCTGGAACATGGGCTACGACATCCGGCCCCTGGTAACGCTTGAGGAAAAACTGGCTTTTTTAGAACGCGCGGAAGCGAACGGGTGGCATCTGTTTTTTGAGCATGATCCGGAAGTGGTGGTGGTCAGCCTCCATCGAACAGAACGCGAAATTGCTGCTGTGCATCCGCGTCCCTTAGCAGAACTCTTCTGAGCCATGGCGTCCTCCCGAGCTTCTGGTGTGGTACTGCTGGTTGCCCAGCCCTCTGCATCCGCTTCGGTCGCTAAGGTGCTGGCCGATGCCGGTTGGGACGTGCTGCGGTGTACCCCTGAAGAGCTACCTCAGCACATAGCGCAAGAGCAGGTGCGCGGAGTGATTGTGCAGGTAGGCCCAGAGGCTGAAGCGGACTGTCTTCAGGTGCTGTTGACAGCGCAGTCAGCAGCGGCACGGCCTGTGCTGCTGTTGACCGAATCTTCTGTCCTGCGGATGGTTGCGGCAATGGCGCAGGCAGGATGGCTGGCCGCAGCCGCGCCGGATCAGACCGAGGAGCTGCAGGCCTGGGTTCAGCGACTGGCTGCGGCCGGTGGCGCGTCAGCGTCGGTGCCGCTGCGCCACGTGCGCCGGGAGCTTTCTCGACTTAATCATGATCTGAAAAATCCGCTGGCCATTATTTCAGGCAATGCCCAGTTCCTGCATGAATTGATTCGGATGCGGGGTGGCGATACAGAGCTGGAGGGACCGGTACGCGACATTGAGGAGGCCTGCCAGCAGATTCAAGGATTGTTGCAGCGACTGGTAGCATTGCGCGATACGCTGCCAGACTGAATCCAGATCAGAAAAAAACGCGCGTCGCCAGGCAGCAGTTGTCCTTCGATGCGGTCTCCTCCGCGTGCCCGCAGCATAACAGGTAAGCCGAGCTGCTTCCCTTTGCTACAGCTTCTCTCAAAGAGCGCAGGAATCCGTGCCAATCGCTGGCGCCCACAGCGTCTTGGCGCGTGCAATGGCATTGCGGGCGAGCGTCAGGTGGGGCTTGGGACGTTTTTCACAAACTGTAATCGGTTTCACCGTGGAACCCCCTATGGGAGGGTCCGTAGAACGGCCCCAACAAGGATGTTCTTACCAGCTCATCCAGAAGGGTGGAGGGACCAGGCCCTGTGAAGCCCTGGCAACCGCCCCGTTGATCGTCGGGAGACGATGCGGGGAAAGGTGCCAATTCCTGCCTCGCACGACCGCGAGGGGAGATGAGCTGTTCAAGGCGGGTTCATCCGTGCCGTGAACAGTGTAGCCTCTTCCGCGGGTCGGCGTGCGGGAGAGGTTTTTTAGTGGCCGTCCGGCACGCCAGCCTATGGCCATGGGCCTGTGGCCCGTCCAGCCTTCCGGGTGAGGTGGGGTTCGGCAGCAGTTTCACCAACCAGCAGTCCACAGGCCCATGAAGCAGCCGTCTACGCTTCGCTTTGAGACCCTGCAGGTCCACGGAGGGCACGAACCTGATCCTACCACTGGCGCGCGTGCTGTGCCCATCTATGCTTCGACGTCGTTTGTTTTCCGGGATGCCGATCATGCCGCGCGGCTCTTTGCCCTGCAGGAGTTTGGCAACATCTACTCCCGCATTATGAATCCCACCAACGAAGTGTTTGAGCGCAGGGTAGCTGCCTTGGAAGGGGGCGTGGCCGCGCTGGCAACCTCCAGTGGACAGGCAGCGCAGTTTCTGGCGCTGACGACGCTGGCTGAGGCAGGCGATAACATTGTTTCCACCAGCTACCTCTACGGAGGCACCTACAACCAGTTCAAGGTTTCTTTTCCACGCATCGGAATCCAGGTGCGGTTCGCCGACGGGGACGATCCGGAAGCCATTGAACGCCTGATCGACGAACGCACCAAAGCGCTTTACATGGAGACCATTGGCAATCCGCGTTTTAACATTCCAGACTTTGAACGACTGGCGGAGATTGCCCACCGTCACGGAGTCCCGCTGGTGGTCGACAATACGTTTGGCGCCTGCGGCTACCTGTGCCGACCCATTGAGTACGGCGCTGACATTGTGGTGCATTCGGCGACAAAGTGGATCGGAGGACATGGCAATACGATCGGGGGCGTCATTGTGGATGCGGGAACCTTCCCCTGGGATAACGGCCGCTTCCCGAGTTTCACCGAGCCTTCTCCCGGCTATCACGGGCTAAACTTCTGGGAAACGTTCGGACCGCAGGGGGTGCTGGGCGTCAACATGGCTTTCATTATTCGGGCCCGCGTCGAAGGGCTGCGAGACTTTGGCCCCTGCCAGCATCCCTTCGGAGCTTTTCTGCTACTGCAGGGACTGGAGACGCTTTCGCTGCGCGTGCAGCGCAGCTGCGACAATGCTCTGGAACTCGCCCGATGGCTGCGCGAACAGCCGCAGGTGGCCTGGGTGAGCTATCCGGGGTTGGAGGATCATCCCTATCACCAGCGGGCCAAAAAGTACCTGCGCAATGGCTTCGGTGCCGTACTGGCTTTTGGACTCAAAGGAGGCTACGAGGCTGGCCGGGCATTTGTCAGCAACGTCCAGTTGGCCAGTCTGCTGGCAAATGTGGGGGATGTCAGAACCCTCGTTATCCATCCAGCCTCTACCACACATCAGCAACTGGCGCCCGAAGAGCAACGGGCTGCGGGCGTGACGCCTGACATGGTGCGGGTATCGGTAGGCATCGAACATATCGACGATATCAAAGAAGACTTTGCGCAGGCCCTGGCGCGCATCTCGGAAACGACGGCAACCTGAAACCGCATCCCACAGGGAATTGCCCATGACGCAGACGTTTGTGTTACCCGAATTCACGCTGGAAAGTGGTGTGGTGCTGCGTCAGGTGCAGGTAGCCTACCGGACCTGGGGGCGCCTGAATGCGGAGGGTACGAACGCCCTGGTGGTATGCCATGCGCTGACCGGAAGCGCCGATGTAGATCAGTGGTGGGGGGATCTCCTGGGGCCTGGCCGTGCCTTTGATACGGATCGTTTCTTTGTGGTGTGTGCCAACGTGCTGGGCTCTCCCTATGGGACTACCTCGCCACTGACGATCAACCCGGATACCGGTCGGCCGTATGGGCCAGCGTTTCCGCAGGTAACGATCCGTGATACGGTAAACCTGCACCGAAAACTGCTGGAGCACCTGGGGGTGCGGCAGGTAGCGGTTGCCGTGGGAGGCTCCATGGGGGGCATGCAGGTGCTGGAGTGGGCCTTTCAGGATGATTTCGTGCGGGCAATTATTCCAATTGCTGTGGGCGGACGCCACTCGGCCTGGTGTATTGGTTGGAGCGAAGCCCAACGACAGGCCATCTATGCCGATCCCCGCTGGCAGGGGGGATGCTATGACCCCAACAATCCGCCCGCGCACGGACTGGCCATCGCCCGCATGATCGCCATGATTTCGTATCGCTCCTACCAATCCTTCGAGGCCCGTTTTGGACGCCGTCGCATGCTTCGAGGTGAACAGGAGCTTTTTGCCGTCGAAAGTTACCTGCACTACCAGGGCGAAAAGCTGGTGCGCCGGTTCGATGCAAACTGCTATGTGCGGCTGACGCAGCAAATGGATTCTCACGACGTGTCGCGGGGACGGGGACCCTATCCAGAAGTGCTGGCCGCCGTGCGCCAGCCTGCCCTGGTGGTCGGGATCGACTCGGACGTACTCTACCCGCTAACTGAGCAGGAAGAACTGGTGGCGCACCTGCCGAACGCATCGCTTTACGTGTTGCACTCGCCGCACGGACACGATGCGTTCCTGATCGAAACACAAACCCTTAACAAGGTCCTACGCGAATGGATTGCCCAGAACGTTTCCGTGCCGGCAACACCCAGTCCCTGGCCTTCCAACGAGACCGCCGCCTGAAGGTACTTAAATTTGGCGGAACGTCGGTTGGATCGGCTGCCCTGATTGCGAGGGTAGCTGATCTGATCACCCGGGCTACCGCTACGCATCAAATTGTGGTGGTAGTGTCGGCGGCGGCTGGCGTTACCAATGAGCTCGTAAACGCCTGGGACGCCTTGCAGCAAGGCGCCTTAGATGTCCCGGCATTGCTGGCGCGCATGCGTCAGCGCCATCGCACACTGGCCCACGTGCTGGGCCATCACGCGGCACTGCGGCGCGGTTACCTGGCTACCCTTGAAGAAACGCTGTCGCAGTTGGCGCGCGTGCTAAGGATGGCGCAGTCCCAAAATGCGAAGCCGGCCTGGCGGGACGAAGTGCTGGCTACGGGAGAGCGTTTGATGGCACCGTTGCTGGCTGCCACGCTGAAAGCGCGGGGCGTAGCCGCCTTTGCACAGGACGCAACCACGCTGATCTGCACCGACGCGCGGCACGGCGAAGCCAATGTGAACCTGGAGGCCACGCGCGAACGTGTGCAACAATGGTTTGCCCGGCTCGGAAAGCAGACGGTTCCGGTTGTTACCGGCTTTATTGGTGCTACCCCTGAGGGGCAAACAACGACACTGGGACGCGGTGGCAGCGACTATTCGGCTGCGCTGCTAGCTGCCATGCTCGGGGCTGAGGTGCTGGAGCGCTGGACCGATGTGGACGGTCTCTATACAGCAGACCCGCGCAAAAATCCGGAAGCCCGCCGGTACCAGACCCTGGTGCTTGAAGAAGCCTGGGCCTGGAACCATGCTGGTAAGCTTGGAATGCACCGCAAAGCGCTTGATCCACTGGTAGCCGCCGGTATTCCAGTGCACGTGCGCTCAACACTGGCGCCCGAGCAGCCAGGTACCTGGCTGCTTCCAGCCGATACGCCGCAGACTCTGGTCGGTTGAAAATCCTCTAATCACCCATAAACCCATAATGCATCTATGGATCAGCCCAAACTTCGCGTAGGCATTCTAGGTGCTACAGGCGCTGTTGGCCAGAAGTTTGTCGAATTGCTGGCCGATCATCCCTGGTTTGAAATCAGCGTACTGGCAGCCTCCGACCGTTCGGCTGGCAAGCCCTACCGAGAGGCAGCCCACTGGATTGGCACCCGCCCCATTCCTCCGCAGGTGGCCGACCAGGAAGTGGTGCCAATCTCAACGGAGCTGGACTGCGATTTTGTGTTTTCGGGGCTCAGTGCCAGTGTGGCCGGTGAGATTGAGCACCAGTTGGCGGAGGCTGGCTATCCGGTCATTTCAAACGCCCGTAATCACCGCATGCGGGAAGATGTACCGCTTCTGATTCCAGAAATCAATCCGGATCACACGGCCCTCATCGAACGCCAGCCCTGGCGTGCAAGGGGGGGGTTCATTGTGACCAATCCGAATTGCTCTACGGTCGGACTGGTGTGCGCGCTCTATCCATTGGTCAAAACGTTCGGGGTGACGCAGGTGCACGTTACCACCTTGCAGGCGCTATCCGGCGCTGGATATCCAGGCGTTCCGTCGCTGGACGCTACGGCTAACGTAATCCCCTTCATCGGGGGCGAAGAAGAAAAGATGGCGACCGAGCCCCGCAAGATTCTAGGAAAGCTGGTGGACGGCCGCGTCGAACCTGCTGCTATTCAGATCAGTGCGCAGTGCAACCGGGTGCCGGTTCTGGAAGGACATCTGGAATGCATCTCGGTCAAGCTGGCGCGTGCCGCCTCGGTTGAGGAAGTGCGCGCAGCGCTGCAGACGTTCCGGAGCCCGATTGCTGATTTACAGCTCCCAACAGCGCCGGATCCGTTGCTGCAGGTATTCGATGAGCCGCATTTTCCGCAACCGCGTCGCCACGCCGAGCTCGGCCGAGGCATGACCGTCTCTATTGGACGCATTCGGCCCTGCGAAGTATTTGACGTGAAGTTCGTGGCGCTGGTGCACAACACGATCCGCGGTGCTGCAGGGGGAGCTGTGCTCAACGCCGAGCTGCTGGTGCGTCAGGGATACCTGAAACCACGCCGCTCGCTTATCGTTGCCGAGGCCTGAACCGGGCCTCGTGCCGATGAATATGGAAAGTGTAGCCATACGGCCAGCACGATGGGAGGACGCCGATGCGCTGGAAGCGCTCTGGTGGCGGCTGCTGGAAGAACAGGCAACCCTGGATCCCACGTTTGCTCCTGCCGACGATGCGCGCCGTCGCTGGCGCAACGATTTTATGCTGTGGGTGCGCGACCGAATGTACCGCCTGCTGGTGGCAGACCGGTCTGGCAAGCTGATCGGCTTCATCTCGGCCCACCAGTGGAGCCCTCCGCCCATTTACCGCCAGGAGCTGGAGGTTTACATTGATGAGCTGTACGTACTGCCGGATTACCGGCGGCAGGGAATCGGCGCACAGCTCGTAGCCGCCGTCCGAGCCTGGGCACGAGAAGTGGGAGCGGTGCGGCTGCGCTTGGGGGTGCTGGCTGCTAATCATGGCGGGTTGGCCTTCTGGGAACGCCAGCATGCCCGACCTTTTTCCATCACGCTGACCATCCCTTTGAGGGATTTTCAAAACCCGAAATCGGAAACCTGAGCCCCCCTTTCGGCGATAAAAAGCATCGCCAGCGGGTTGACAGACGATACCAAGATGTTGTATCATACAGCCCGCTGGCAATGAGCGGAAGTAGCTCAGTTGGTAGAGCGTCTGCTTGCCATGCAGAAGGTCGCGGGTTCGAGTCCCGTCTTCCGCTCTACCCGCCTGCTTAAAAAGCAGGCGGGTTTTTTTGTTACAGGCGATGCATGCTCCCAGGGCTGCTCTTAAAAACAGTTGCTTTGATGGAGTATCCGCCTGGGGGAACGCTTCTGGGAAAGGGAACCGAGTGAGGAGGTTTGCAGTCGGCGTGCTGCTTCAGGAGTGCGGCATCTCTGCAGGAAGCAAGTATCAGGGGAGGAGCTTCTCTGAGAGGGGAGCGTCTCTCTGAAGCCAGCCAAAGAAGCTGTTGGCAGGGGAGTGTACCTTACGCTGGGGGCGACGAGAAGGCTCATGACCGGAAGGAGCAGGGGAGCCTGTCGCCTGAAGGAAGGCCAGAGACTCCAAGGCCTCGCGGGTCTCCCATTTTGGAGAAAAGGAACCCGCGAGGCCTTCGCAGATAGCCAGGCCTCCTACTCAAAGGTTCAGGAAGGAAGCCTAGAGATTTTCGGTGGCTGGAATGGGAAACTGGCGCCAGACGTCGTCGCCCGGCCGATCAAGAGGCAGTTCGTCCAGACGGTTGTAGCGGCGCAGGTCGATCCAGCGGTGACCTTCGCCATAGAGTTCATAACGGCGCTGGCGGAGCAGTTCGTCAAGGAGGGCTTCCTGAGTTACAGGGCCGGTGTAGTCGGGAAGTCCGGCTGTATTTCGGATGTGGTTCAGCAGCGTGACAGCACTGTTGAGGTTGCCCAGTTGAATGTGAGCTTCGGCCGCCAGCAGGATCAGCTCCGCGTTGCGGATGATAGGAATGGGAGCGCTGGCGCTGGGATACACATAGAAGCCATAGGTGGAGGTCAGCCCATCGAGCGAAGCAGGCTCATTCCGCTGAACGACTTTGCTCAGGCGCTGGTCGCCCGGTTCTGCATCGGCGGCGAAAGAAGGATGAGCCACCAGGGCATCACCTGCGGGCGCGTTGGGATCGAAAAAGAGCGGATTGACCAGGTCGCCTGAGGCCGTTGAGAAGCTGTGATAGACACCGGTGCGGAGATCACCGGAGGGGTTGTAAAAGGATTCGGCCAGAAGCGTCAGGACCTGGTCGAACTGCTCTCGGTAAGCTGCTACGCGAGCAGCCAGCGCCCGGTTAAACTGGCGAAACGTGGCGGGTGTGTTGAAGCCAGCAAAGCCGGAAGAGAGCGGAAAGGGAAAAGCATCGCCGCCGGCCGACAGGTCCTGAGCCGCTTCGTCCAGCAGACGAGCAATAAAGGCGAGAGCTTCGCTGCGGGAAACAATTGGTCCGGGTTCGGGTCCCGCGACGTCCACTCGGATGCCGTTATCGTAGGTGAGATTCAAATTCAGCAGGAGCTGGTAGGCGATAAATGTCTTGGCAAACCCGGCGGTAGCTTTTTTCTCAGCTTCGTTCAGATCGGCTGCCCGAGGAAGGGCCTCCAGCAGAATGTACGCGTTGCGCACGACCCGGTAGCGCGCGCCCCAGGGACGGGTGATGTAAAACGTGTTATTGTCAAGCACGGCGGTGCCTTTGCCCAGCAGGTCGCCCGTGAAGCGAGGGTCTGCGGAAGAGAACCGCCAGTACTCGCGGCCGATCATACCGACATCAATCAGATAGATGCCCAGCTCAAATCGGCTGGCCGACTCGATGCCGATGGCCAGGTTAGCCAGTTTGGCTCGGGTAGGATTTTGCAGGAGATCCTCCAGGCTGGGGCCATTGGGATCTGGCCGGTCCTCAATGCTCAACAGATCGCAGCTCCCGGTGAACAGGAGCAGCATCAGGATAAGGATATAGCGCATTGATTGTCTCATGGTTATCAGGCGTTAAAGTTCAAAGCCCAGGTAGAACAGGAAGGTACGGTAGGCAGGGTAGGGAGTAACCTCGACGCCATCGGCGACGGGCTGGGTGCCGAAGTTGTTTACTTCCGGATCGTAGCTCTTATAGGGCGTGATTGTGATGGGATTGCGCGCCGACAGGCCGATGCGCAGCCGTCGTACAGTGCGGCTGAGCGTTGGCCAGATGCGCTTGAGCGGGACCTCGTAGTAGAGGCCAATCTCTCGAATGCGGAAATAAGAAGCATTCTGCACAAACGGTCGGGCCGAGACGCCCAGCAGGTTGATGCGTTCGATCCCATTGGGAATGCCGTCGCCATCGTCATCCTGGTCGAAGTCGGCTGTGGTTCCAAACAGGTCGAACAGCAACATAGTCAGGTTCAGGTTATCCCCTCCGTATTTCCAGTGGGCCAGCACCGACAGGGTCAGGCGTCGGCCAATGGTCCATTCGTTTGAAAGGGAAAGCTGAAATTTGGGGGCCACGTCGCCCAGTTTGAAGACGCCATCGGGGCGTCCATCGCCGTCAATATCGTCGATGCCGACAATCTGGGTAGGACTCTGGCCTTCTTCGATGCGGATTTCACCCAGCGTGGCGCCAAAGCCGCCGCCCAGGGCGCGGAAGGGTGGAACCGGTAGTCGGGTAACGGTAGCACGGTTGGTCCAGAAGCGGATCTGACTGATCCAACGCAGATCCGGACGGTCGAAGGGTACCAGCGACAGGCCCAGCTCCAGCCCGACATTTTCCAGTTCGCCTCCATTAAACGTTTCCAGGCCGAAACCCGTGGACGGTTCCACTTCGCGTTGCAGGAGCAGGTCGGTGATCACCTTGCGATACAGCGTAAATTCCAGGGCAGCGCGGCCGTTAAGCAGGCTCAGGTCGAAGCCTCCTTCCAGCTCGGTCTGGCGTTCGGGTTTGACCTGGTCGAAGCCTCTCCGTCGGCTGATGATTGAACCTGCCTGCCCGCCGATGACGGTGGGATCAAACGAAGTGTATTTGATGCCAAAGCCTGCGATGTTGCCGGTCTGACCCCAGGCCAGGCGCAGCTTCAACTGGTCGATGGCGGTCCAGCGCCAGAAGCCAAACTGGTGCAGGTTGAGTGCAATGGAAGCCTTGGGATAGAGAAAGAAGCGGCTGACGTTACCGTTGATAGAGCTTTTGTCGCCGCGCAGTCCGACCGTCAGGATGAGGCGATCGGCCCAGTTGGCTTCTTCCTGGAAGAAGAAGCTGCGATCCCGCTGAAACTGGCGGGTTTGTTCGCGATCAATGGTAGAAGCCTGATCCAGGTTCTGTTGCCCGGGTACGAGACCGTCGGCCACAAACAGGAGCTGGTTCTGATCGAAATTGGCTCCCGTCAGGCCGCCCTGCGAGGTCAGGGTCAGGTCCAGGGCCGGTGTCCAGGTATGCACGAAAAGAGCCCGCCAGTTGGTATTGAACGTGTTGGCCTCGCGCAGAATGAGCGTGCCCGGCCCCCGGCCGTCCACATTGAGGCGCTCAAATTGGAGCTCAACCGGAAAGCGTGCATCATTTTCCAGGTTGTAATAGTCCACGCCTCCTTCCAGAATGAGTTGCAGGGCCTGTCGGGACTGCTGGAGCAGGTTGACCCGGAGCCGTCCTGAACCGATGAAACGGTTGACAGTCTCTTCGTTTTTCATCAGGGCGGCAGTCTGCAGGGGATTGGCCGAGTTGAAGGGATGATCCGGATAAAGTCCGTTCTCGTCCGGCAGCAGATAGACAAAGTTAGGGGTTGCGGCCAGCGAGATGCCAAAGGTAGTGCCCGAGTTATCGTTGCCGGTCAGGCCGCGACGCGTTGCAGCGCGGATATAGTTCGTAGTGGTTTCGAGCTGAATGCGGTCGGTCAGACGGTGATTCAGGTTCAGGCGCAGGCTGTATTTGTCATAGCCTGTGCGTTTAACGATCCCTTCCTCGTTGTGCACGAGTCCGGAAGCATAGAACTGGGTGCGCTCGCTTCCACCGCTGATGGAGAGGCTGGTGCGGTAGAGCAGCCCGCGGTTGCCATAAAGGAGGTCTTCGTAGTCGTAGAAGCCTCGGCCATTCAGGGCTGCCTGAAATTCTTCCAGGCCTCTGGGACCAAAAAAGGCCAGTGCAGTTTCTGCGGTGAACGTGCGGGTGCCCAGGCGTTTGGCGATCTCATTGAACCCGACTTCCTGGCGGACGCGCACGACGGTCTGCCCAGGACGGCCGCGTTTGGTGCGAATAATGACGACACCGTTGGATGCCCGGGCACCGTACAGGGCAGCGGCAGAAGCACCCTTAAGGATTTCGATGGACTCGATGTCCTCGGGGTTCAGGTCGGCAATTCGGTTGACCGGATTGTCCTGAGCTACGCCACTACCGCCGCCGGTGGCATTGGTGACCGCATCGACACCGCTCTGAATCTGGGAGTTGTCAACCAGGACGCCGTCGATTACGAAGAGGGGTTGCGCATTGCCGTTGATCGTGGAGATGCCGCGTAGCTTAATGGATAAGCCCCCACCGGGAGCTCCGCTGTAGGCGCTGATGTAAGCCCCCGTCACTTTACCGCTGAGGGCCGCGTCCAGCGTGGGTTGCGCCGTTACCTCAGCCAGCTCGGCTGCATTAACTGTGGCCACCGCATGCGCGAGGTTGCTGCGCCGCACCGAAGTGGCCAGTCCCGTTACGACCACTTCCTCCAGTCCCAGCACGTCCTCTTCCAGGCGGATATGCAAGGTCGTTACCTCGGGACCAACCTCGACTTCCCGGGTGCGATAGCCGACAAAAGAAAAAACGAGAACGTGAGGGCCGGGAGGGAGCGTAATGGAAAAACGCCCATCCACGTCTGTGGTGGTGCCCTGCATGGTGCCTTTCAGCACAATGCTGACGCCGGGAAGGGGCGTGTCCGATTGGGCATCAACCACGGTTCCTTCGACGACCCGTTGTCCCCAGGCAGGAAGGGCCAGGAATACTCCAGCTAAAAAGCAGACCAGTAGCGGAATGCGCATGACACTCAACCGTTGAATCAAATTTGTGCATTATGACTCCTTAAATAGGGGATCACTGGCAAAAAAGCAACTTTCTTTGAGACCACTCGACCGCGGAAGAGAACGGTTCAGTAAAGGTCTGGGATGACTGGGATAAGGAATAAATACAATTTTTTCTTAAAATGTCCACTTACCCATCCGGGTGGCGCTGCTGAGGAGCGCGCTATGTGCGTGGTGTGGGGACCAGCGCCAGAATGCGCAGGGGAGCGCCGCTGCCGCGCTGAATTTTCATGGGGAGTGCGATCAGTAAGGTGCCGCGGGGAGGCAGGCGGTCCAGGTGAGCGACGTTTTCAAAAGCGGGGACGTTCGCGGCAAATAGAAGCTGATGCGTCTCAAAGCGGGTTGACTGGCCATAGTCGATACTGGGGGTATCGATGCCGATGGCCTTGGGGCGGCGATTTTCGAGTAGCCAGCGGGCAGCGTCTGGATGCAGTCCTGGGAAGTGGAGTTGCGGGACAGCTTCCGGTCCGCGGGCATCGGTGCCCATGTAGCGGGTTCGGTCGGGCCAGAACTGGCCGTAGCCTGTGCGCAGCAGTACGATAGCTCCTTCGGGGATGGGGCCATGCGT
The genomic region above belongs to Rhodothermus profundi and contains:
- a CDS encoding GNAT family N-acetyltransferase; translation: MNMESVAIRPARWEDADALEALWWRLLEEQATLDPTFAPADDARRRWRNDFMLWVRDRMYRLLVADRSGKLIGFISAHQWSPPPIYRQELEVYIDELYVLPDYRRQGIGAQLVAAVRAWAREVGAVRLRLGVLAANHGGLAFWERQHARPFSITLTIPLRDFQNPKSET
- the asd gene encoding aspartate-semialdehyde dehydrogenase; the protein is MDQPKLRVGILGATGAVGQKFVELLADHPWFEISVLAASDRSAGKPYREAAHWIGTRPIPPQVADQEVVPISTELDCDFVFSGLSASVAGEIEHQLAEAGYPVISNARNHRMREDVPLLIPEINPDHTALIERQPWRARGGFIVTNPNCSTVGLVCALYPLVKTFGVTQVHVTTLQALSGAGYPGVPSLDATANVIPFIGGEEEKMATEPRKILGKLVDGRVEPAAIQISAQCNRVPVLEGHLECISVKLARAASVEEVRAALQTFRSPIADLQLPTAPDPLLQVFDEPHFPQPRRHAELGRGMTVSIGRIRPCEVFDVKFVALVHNTIRGAAGGAVLNAELLVRQGYLKPRRSLIVAEA
- a CDS encoding SusC/RagA family TonB-linked outer membrane protein codes for the protein MRIPLLVCFLAGVFLALPAWGQRVVEGTVVDAQSDTPLPGVSIVLKGTMQGTTTDVDGRFSITLPPGPHVLVFSFVGYRTREVEVGPEVTTLHIRLEEDVLGLEEVVVTGLATSVRRSNLAHAVATVNAAELAEVTAQPTLDAALSGKVTGAYISAYSGAPGGGLSIKLRGISTINGNAQPLFVIDGVLVDNSQIQSGVDAVTNATGGGSGVAQDNPVNRIADLNPEDIESIEILKGASAAALYGARASNGVVIIRTKRGRPGQTVVRVRQEVGFNEIAKRLGTRTFTAETALAFFGPRGLEEFQAALNGRGFYDYEDLLYGNRGLLYRTSLSISGGSERTQFYASGLVHNEEGIVKRTGYDKYSLRLNLNHRLTDRIQLETTTNYIRAATRRGLTGNDNSGTTFGISLAATPNFVYLLPDENGLYPDHPFNSANPLQTAALMKNEETVNRFIGSGRLRVNLLQQSRQALQLILEGGVDYYNLENDARFPVELQFERLNVDGRGPGTLILREANTFNTNWRALFVHTWTPALDLTLTSQGGLTGANFDQNQLLFVADGLVPGQQNLDQASTIDREQTRQFQRDRSFFFQEEANWADRLILTVGLRGDKSSINGNVSRFFLYPKASIALNLHQFGFWRWTAIDQLKLRLAWGQTGNIAGFGIKYTSFDPTVIGGQAGSIISRRRGFDQVKPERQTELEGGFDLSLLNGRAALEFTLYRKVITDLLLQREVEPSTGFGLETFNGGELENVGLELGLSLVPFDRPDLRWISQIRFWTNRATVTRLPVPPFRALGGGFGATLGEIRIEEGQSPTQIVGIDDIDGDGRPDGVFKLGDVAPKFQLSLSNEWTIGRRLTLSVLAHWKYGGDNLNLTMLLFDLFGTTADFDQDDDGDGIPNGIERINLLGVSARPFVQNASYFRIREIGLYYEVPLKRIWPTLSRTVRRLRIGLSARNPITITPYKSYDPEVNNFGTQPVADGVEVTPYPAYRTFLFYLGFEL
- a CDS encoding RagB/SusD family nutrient uptake outer membrane protein, which produces MRQSMRYILILMLLLFTGSCDLLSIEDRPDPNGPSLEDLLQNPTRAKLANLAIGIESASRFELGIYLIDVGMIGREYWRFSSADPRFTGDLLGKGTAVLDNNTFYITRPWGARYRVVRNAYILLEALPRAADLNEAEKKATAGFAKTFIAYQLLLNLNLTYDNGIRVDVAGPEPGPIVSRSEALAFIARLLDEAAQDLSAGGDAFPFPLSSGFAGFNTPATFRQFNRALAARVAAYREQFDQVLTLLAESFYNPSGDLRTGVYHSFSTASGDLVNPLFFDPNAPAGDALVAHPSFAADAEPGDQRLSKVVQRNEPASLDGLTSTYGFYVYPSASAPIPIIRNAELILLAAEAHIQLGNLNSAVTLLNHIRNTAGLPDYTGPVTQEALLDELLRQRRYELYGEGHRWIDLRRYNRLDELPLDRPGDDVWRQFPIPATENL